In Pirellulales bacterium, the DNA window CCACGGGGCGACCGACGAGTTCGGCTATAAGGCCGTCGAGGACCGGCACTATTACAGCGATTTGCACGCCACGATCCTGCGGCAGCTCGGTCTCGATCACAAGAAGATGACCGTCAGCGTGCTCGGCCGGACCATGAGGCTGGTCGAGGAGGGAGGCCCGATCGATGCGATCTTGAGCTAAGGCCCGCCGGACGTAACATGGCTTCACTGTTCGGAGGCGCGCAAACGCTTACGCACTTCCCTTAGACGGACGGCGATGAGCTTCTTCACGAGCGACTTGGGAAGCGGTCGATCGATGGCAAACCGCAGGGCACCTTGAGACGTCACATAATTGGCCAACTCGTTGGGCAGCTTGTCCAGCACGGAGCCGCTGTGAGGCACGTAGGTCAGATGGTTCTTGAACGCCGCAAATCCCGCAATCACCTTGCCGTGCAAGCGAAACGCCGGCATTCCGTAGGAGATGCACTCGTCTGCATCGGGGATAATGCTCAGAATCGTGCGCCGCAGCCGCTGCAACGTGGCCCGCTTTGGCTCATCGATCGTGGCGAGATAGTCGTCAATCTCTTGCCGTGACATGGAAAGCGCCAAC includes these proteins:
- a CDS encoding DUF1801 domain-containing protein, with protein sequence MSRQEIDDYLATIDEPKRATLQRLRRTILSIIPDADECISYGMPAFRLHGKVIAGFAAFKNHLTYVPHSGSVLDKLPNELANYVTSQGALRFAIDRPLPKSLVKKLIAVRLREVRKRLRASEQ